DNA sequence from the Candidatus Methylomirabilota bacterium genome:
TCGAGGCGTTCCAGGGCGGGACGGTCGTCCTCAACGCGCCGGCGGTGCCCTACAAGTGCCCCCCGGGGCCGTACGAGTACGCGCTCTTGTGGGCGGAGCACATCAAGAAGAAGGGCCTCAAGGCGAAGGTGGTGCTCCTCGACGCCAAGCCGACGCCCATCCCGCCGCCCAACGCCCAGGCGTTCCTGGACGCCATGGGGGCGCGGAAGGACGTTCTCGAATATCGCCCGCAAACCAAGATCACGGGGGTCGACGCGGAGAAGAAAGTGGTGAAGACGGATGCCGGAGACGTCGGCTTCGACGTGCTGAGCATCATCCCGCCGAACAAGGCCGCCGAGTTCATCGGCAAGGCGGGGCTCGGCGCGGTGTTCGCCGAGGTGGACCTGGTGACCTTCCGCTCGACCAAGAACCCGGCCGTGTACGCCGTAGGGGACGCGGCCCAGACGCCGTACGCGAAGAGCGCATACACGGCGTCCATCAGCGGGAAGATCGTAGGAACGTACATCGCCAAGGCGATGGGGGCATCGGTCCCCGACCCGGCGCCGCCTCACAATATCTGCTACCCGTACACGGAGAGCGACAAGGCGTTCCTGACCCGGGCCGACTGGAGCTACGAGACGAAGGAGGGGAAACTCCAGGTGAACACCAAGATCACCGTGGACAACTCGCCGAAGCCGTCATTCGCCCAGCTCCGGAAGGCGTGGGAGCAGGGGCTGTGGCGCGAAATGTTCGGCTCCTAGGGCAGGGCCGATGAGCGTCGCCTGGCGTCGTCCTCGGTCGTCGGCGGGCCTCAACGTATGCGGCATACGCCTCGGCCCGCCTCCTCCCTGCGTCCTAGCCGGGCTCGCTCCTCGACCCTGCCCGGCCGGGTCGATCCCTGTCGTGTCTGGGGTCCTGGGGGCCGTGGGCCCGACCGGGCAACCTAAGTGTGTCGGAGTAACCCGACGCCGACCACCGTGCGCGTGGTGCATCGAGGGGCGCTCCGAGCGGCGGCTGTGCCGCCGCAACCGACGGGGGGGCATCGGGGGGGTCTTCCGAGACCCCCCCGAAAAGACGTAGATGATGAGGAGGCGGGCGTTCCTCGGGTGCGGCGCGCTGGCCGCCATCGCGACGCTGCGGGAGACCGGAATCCTCGCGGCGTCCGGGGCGGCCGAGGCGCAGCTTCGGCCGGGTGCTCGCGCTCAGCTGCTGCGGGACGGGAGCACGCCGCTGGCGGCGTCCGACCTCGTTCCCCACCAGACGTACGTGTTCTTCTACCCCTTCGAGAGCACGCCGTGCTTCCTCCTCGATCTCGGCCGACCCGTCACACCGGTGCGCGTCACCGGGGGCGGCGGGTACGAGGCGCCGGGGGGCGTTGGGAAAAGCAGATCGATCGTCGCCTTCTCGGCGATCTGTCCCCACACCTACACGCATCCGACGCGCGAGCACGCCATGATCCACTACTTCGGTCCGGGCCAGCCGGCTACGGTCGCCCAGCGGGACACCGTGATCACGTGCTGCGTCCACGGGAGCGCGTTCGATCCGC
Encoded proteins:
- a CDS encoding (2Fe-2S)-binding protein, which produces MMRRRAFLGCGALAAIATLRETGILAASGAAEAQLRPGARAQLLRDGSTPLAASDLVPHQTYVFFYPFESTPCFLLDLGRPVTPVRVTGGGGYEAPGGVGKSRSIVAFSAICPHTYTHPTREHAMIHYFGPGQPATVAQRDTVITCCVHGSAFDPLQGAVPIQPPAELPLAAVILEWDEAADALYAVGVVGRPVFEEFFRSFPRSGRREVQGVTPVWELTRFARAVLPC
- a CDS encoding FAD/NAD(P)-binding oxidoreductase, whose translation is MGLNRREFLRTAGIGGGAVAALGGVGLGRPTRGLAQVLPKSGGKRLVVIGAGFGGNFAALTVKRLVPDAEVVILERSSFFISCPATLEYLFGFNSLDTITFGYSPLIAKGIRVIRTEVVGLDPDKKQVLAAPGAIDYDQLLIATGIRLAYEDVPGLGEAYALNASIYDKGTPMIDARRKIEAFQGGTVVLNAPAVPYKCPPGPYEYALLWAEHIKKKGLKAKVVLLDAKPTPIPPPNAQAFLDAMGARKDVLEYRPQTKITGVDAEKKVVKTDAGDVGFDVLSIIPPNKAAEFIGKAGLGAVFAEVDLVTFRSTKNPAVYAVGDAAQTPYAKSAYTASISGKIVGTYIAKAMGASVPDPAPPHNICYPYTESDKAFLTRADWSYETKEGKLQVNTKITVDNSPKPSFAQLRKAWEQGLWREMFGS